The following is a genomic window from Methanolinea sp..
ATAATGGGATCTTCGTAGAGTCAAATAATATTGATGAGTTTGCAATTATGATAAATAAATTATTTAAAAATCCGAGTTTGAGAGAGCAAATCGGTCAGAATGCAAGGAAAACAATTTTATATGAAAGAAATTGGGAAAAACGAATACAAAAGGAACTTGAAATTTTCAATGACATTTTGAAGAAATATTATAATACTTAATTCTTACCACAATCCCCCCCGCCAGCACCGCATAAGTCGCCAGCCAGGCATAGCCGATGCCAATCACCCCCATGTGAAGCGTCAGCATGTACCCCAGCCCCAGCAGGAGTGTGCACCTGACGAGATTGAGCATTACAATGGTGCCGACTCTAAGCCTGATGTTCTGGAGCGGTATGAAGAGGTTGTAGATCGCGACGAAGAGGGCAGAGATCGCGATGAGCCGCAGGAGGTCGAAGGCAGCGAGGTAGGCTGATCCAAAGAGGCCGAGCAGCAGATCTCCAAATAATACTATGATGAGGATCGCGGGTATGAGCACCGCATAGGTGGCCGCGAGCGTGTGCATCGCCGCTTTTTTCAGGTTCACCCCATGGCTCCCCTCCACGAAGAAGGAGGTGGTCATCGCGTCCGGCACGATCAGCACCAGGTTCCCGATGGTGAAGGCGATGTAGTAGAGGGCCGCTTCCTCGGCACCAAGGAGGTTCAGGATCAGGATGGGGAAGACGAGCGTGGGTATGGAGGCGAGGAAGGAGGCGAGGTAATTGAGCGAGGAGAAGCGGAATGTATCCCTCAGATACTCGGTGGAGATTTTGCATGTGATGACGAAATGGCGGCGGATGAAGAAAGTAGAGATGAGGATCACCGCGAGGTAGGCAGCCCCGACGGAAGAGAAGATCCCGAAGGAGCCGAGGAAGGCGAATGGGAAGAGCAGCAGAATCCTCAGACCCATGAAGAGGTGGAGCACCCACCTGAGATCTGCCCGCCTGATCGCGAGGAGTGCGTTCTCCGCGATGTTCTCGAAGGAGTTCGCCAGGGCGAAGAGGAGGAAGAGAAGGAGATAATCGCGGAGCAGAAAGAG
Proteins encoded in this region:
- a CDS encoding oligosaccharide flippase family protein, yielding MDLPILRSTSELREQLRNPLYRNSLFIALGRITDVGFGFLFWTFAARLYSQGDVGVATALISSLTLVITLSRLGFDTALVRFLPSKEKSRALSTTLWITLVATLIIAILYLLLVPVITPELFLLRDYLLLFLLFALANSFENIAENALLAIRRADLRWVLHLFMGLRILLLFPFAFLGSFGIFSSVGAAYLAVILISTFFIRRHFVITCKISTEYLRDTFRFSSLNYLASFLASIPTLVFPILILNLLGAEEAALYYIAFTIGNLVLIVPDAMTTSFFVEGSHGVNLKKAAMHTLAATYAVLIPAILIIVLFGDLLLGLFGSAYLAAFDLLRLIAISALFVAIYNLFIPLQNIRLRVGTIVMLNLVRCTLLLGLGYMLTLHMGVIGIGYAWLATYAVLAGGIVVRIKYYNISSKCH